A single window of Micrococcaceae bacterium Sec5.1 DNA harbors:
- a CDS encoding ArgE/DapE family deacylase — MSIDSTARAEQNQRKAVLDAVDRLAPRIVQSVADAVRIPSINPKYPGQDYQKLVGGEGEVSALMNDLHREAGASTELVTVEKGRDNACGRIAGTGGGRSLLLNGHVDVVPPNREGLWDHAPFSGLITDDAVHGRGATDNKAGTVATAYAAIALATAGIRLKGDLVLQAVVGEEVGDHLSGTTAALQAGYGADAAIVCEPSNFSDAAPNLVPTTPGLLWFSLSLVGKAAHSGLRGLTIHPTLEGDALGVNTIDKFWIIYQALRQLEDTWARRDRHPLFQPGYFNLLPGVIRGNPEGVLVPFFLADTLTVEYCVYHHPERSNDEVIDEIERTVRQACANDPWLSTHRPEFDWKLLWPPYTAAAGHELIPAVMKAHSDSVGGFDLATPPKQEGFLGVCDLTWMDAQGIGGLVYGPGVGRTAHAENEYVPIHQIITAVKTYALSAMDYCGVSATESSINPPTTGRRLP, encoded by the coding sequence ATGTCCATTGATTCCACTGCCCGGGCAGAGCAGAACCAGCGAAAGGCGGTCCTGGACGCTGTGGATCGTCTGGCGCCCAGGATCGTGCAGTCCGTCGCCGACGCAGTCAGGATCCCGAGCATAAACCCCAAGTATCCCGGTCAGGACTACCAGAAGCTTGTGGGCGGTGAGGGTGAGGTGAGCGCGCTCATGAACGATCTTCATCGCGAAGCCGGAGCCTCCACGGAACTCGTCACAGTTGAGAAAGGCCGGGACAATGCTTGCGGGCGGATTGCCGGAACGGGCGGTGGCCGCTCGCTGCTGCTCAACGGGCACGTCGATGTTGTGCCGCCCAACCGGGAAGGTCTTTGGGATCACGCGCCGTTCTCCGGGTTGATTACCGATGACGCGGTTCATGGCAGGGGAGCTACGGATAACAAAGCCGGCACAGTCGCCACGGCATATGCTGCCATCGCATTAGCCACCGCAGGTATCCGGCTCAAAGGAGACCTCGTACTGCAGGCGGTCGTGGGAGAAGAAGTCGGTGACCACCTCTCGGGTACAACGGCAGCCTTACAGGCGGGATATGGGGCCGACGCCGCAATCGTCTGCGAACCGTCGAACTTCTCGGACGCAGCCCCCAATCTGGTTCCCACCACGCCGGGCCTGTTGTGGTTCTCGCTGTCTCTTGTCGGCAAAGCTGCGCACTCAGGACTGCGGGGTCTTACTATTCATCCAACCCTCGAAGGCGACGCTTTGGGCGTCAATACCATCGATAAGTTCTGGATTATTTACCAGGCCCTGCGGCAGTTGGAAGATACTTGGGCGCGGCGCGACAGGCACCCCCTTTTCCAGCCGGGCTACTTCAATCTGTTGCCTGGAGTGATCCGTGGAAACCCGGAGGGCGTCCTGGTACCGTTCTTCCTCGCCGACACGCTCACAGTGGAATACTGCGTCTACCATCATCCTGAGCGAAGCAACGACGAAGTCATCGACGAGATCGAACGAACCGTGCGTCAGGCCTGTGCCAACGATCCGTGGCTGAGCACCCACCGTCCTGAATTCGACTGGAAGCTCCTTTGGCCGCCGTACACCGCGGCGGCCGGCCATGAGCTCATCCCCGCGGTCATGAAGGCCCACAGTGATTCCGTGGGCGGGTTTGACCTGGCCACCCCTCCCAAGCAAGAGGGGTTCCTGGGTGTCTGCGATCTCACATGGATGGATGCCCAAGGTATCGGCGGGCTCGTTTACGGTCCTGGGGTTGGGCGAACCGCGCACGCCGAAAACGAATACGTGCCAATCCACCAGATCATCACCGCAGTAAAGACGTACGCCCTGTCTGCAATGGACTATTGCGGCGTCTCGGCTACTGAATCCAGCATCAATCCACCCACGACCGGCCGGAGGCTCCCGTGA
- a CDS encoding glutamine synthetase family protein: MNTPDIFVATCDLAGQVKGRGAPGEAYGSVLRSGLGWVPANLGISAFGSIVPGSAFGSTGDLRLMPDEATEITVVDGPNQGGLRILLADQTQPDGTDWDCCPRTFLRRAINDFREQTGLRVIATFEHEFVVEGLPQSAPFSLRRHLDADPFGMDLLRLLTDCGLAPENWLPEYGANQFEITVEPSDPLTAADRAVLLRELVRDLAIRRGLRASFAPLQEPSGTGTGVHVHISLVDDGGTPVLFDATRPARLSEVGSRFSAGILRHAEALTAWTAPSPVSFMRLAPDRWSVGGIFLAERNREALLRICPTSSAGGSAPDHQFNLEYRAADATANPWLTLGVLLRAGLAGIVGGDEYPEPDIFPETADPAELNDVPRLPRTLQDALLALEKDQTVTSWFHPDLLATYLAVKRHELAHVATLDDAARVKAVSDVY; the protein is encoded by the coding sequence GTGAACACCCCCGATATATTCGTTGCAACCTGCGATCTCGCTGGTCAGGTCAAAGGACGAGGCGCACCCGGGGAAGCCTACGGCTCTGTCCTTCGCTCGGGACTGGGCTGGGTGCCGGCCAACCTTGGCATTTCAGCTTTCGGCAGCATCGTGCCTGGCAGCGCCTTCGGTTCAACCGGGGACCTGCGCCTTATGCCGGACGAGGCCACGGAAATCACCGTGGTCGATGGCCCCAATCAGGGCGGACTAAGGATTCTGCTCGCCGACCAAACGCAACCTGACGGAACCGACTGGGACTGCTGTCCCAGGACCTTCCTGCGCCGGGCCATCAACGACTTTCGAGAGCAAACGGGCCTGCGCGTTATCGCCACTTTCGAACACGAGTTCGTTGTGGAGGGCCTGCCTCAATCGGCTCCGTTTTCCTTGCGCAGGCACCTCGACGCCGATCCGTTCGGAATGGACCTCCTGCGTCTCTTGACGGATTGTGGTCTCGCACCGGAGAACTGGTTGCCTGAATACGGGGCGAACCAGTTTGAAATCACGGTGGAACCGAGCGACCCCCTCACCGCAGCAGACAGGGCGGTGCTCTTGCGCGAATTGGTCCGCGATTTGGCAATCCGACGCGGCCTCAGAGCTTCCTTCGCACCGCTTCAGGAACCGAGTGGTACCGGTACCGGCGTCCATGTCCACATTAGTTTGGTCGACGACGGCGGTACTCCAGTTCTGTTCGACGCCACCCGTCCGGCGCGCCTATCCGAAGTCGGATCAAGATTCAGCGCAGGAATCCTGCGTCACGCCGAAGCGCTGACGGCCTGGACAGCGCCAAGCCCGGTTTCCTTCATGCGCCTGGCGCCGGACCGATGGAGTGTAGGGGGAATATTCCTGGCGGAACGAAACAGGGAGGCTCTTCTACGAATCTGCCCGACCAGTTCGGCAGGTGGATCTGCTCCGGACCACCAGTTCAATCTTGAGTACAGGGCAGCGGATGCAACCGCCAACCCGTGGCTCACGCTTGGTGTCCTGCTCCGGGCCGGTCTGGCCGGAATCGTAGGCGGCGACGAGTACCCCGAACCAGACATTTTCCCGGAGACGGCAGACCCGGCTGAATTGAACGACGTACCTCGACTGCCTCGTACACTCCAGGACGCGCTCCTGGCATTGGAAAAGGACCAGACCGTGACGTCGTGGTTCCATCCTGATCTGTTGGCAACCTATTTGGCGGTCAAGCGGCATGAGCTCGCCCACGTGGCCACACTCGACGATGCTGCCCGAGTCAAAGCGGTATCTGATGTCTACTAA
- a CDS encoding amidohydrolase family protein, producing MSTNSVEDLLTTIEEIPLVDHHVHGALKDDVDRSSLEELLTESDRPIPEWMTQFDSQLGFAIRRWCAPLLGLPAHASADAYFERRVGLGSSEVTSRLLKSAGIGHFLVETGYRGDQIHGLSGMERISSATVGEVVRLESVAESLAWEGVSAADFANAYTARLALATQNAVGVKSIIAYRHGFDFDPIRPSKEEVVKAAASWLRLVAAGYSLRVSDPVLLRFFLWSGVDRGLPIQMHTGYGDPDLRLEACDPLLLVPWLKLIESLKVDVLLLHCYPFHRHAGYLAQVFPHVYFDVGLGTNYTGVQSLELIKESFELAPFSKILFSTDAWGPPELHYLGARLWREGMGKVLGAWVRDGDWAEEDAIRVVHMVGRDNAVRVYELGEK from the coding sequence ATGTCTACTAATTCCGTAGAAGATCTCCTGACCACCATCGAGGAAATCCCCTTGGTGGACCATCATGTCCACGGTGCGTTGAAGGATGACGTTGACCGGTCCTCGCTGGAGGAACTGCTGACGGAGTCGGACAGGCCCATTCCTGAATGGATGACCCAATTCGATTCGCAATTGGGATTCGCGATTCGTCGTTGGTGTGCGCCGTTGTTGGGCCTTCCTGCACATGCGAGTGCCGACGCGTACTTTGAACGGCGTGTGGGGCTCGGGTCGTCGGAAGTAACCTCACGCCTGCTCAAGTCTGCGGGGATAGGTCATTTCCTGGTCGAAACCGGATATCGCGGTGATCAAATCCACGGCCTTTCGGGGATGGAGCGCATCAGCTCAGCCACGGTAGGTGAGGTTGTCAGACTCGAATCAGTAGCGGAGTCTTTGGCGTGGGAAGGCGTATCAGCCGCCGATTTCGCTAACGCCTATACGGCCCGGCTTGCCCTGGCAACCCAGAACGCGGTGGGAGTCAAGAGCATCATCGCCTACCGACATGGGTTCGACTTTGATCCAATCAGGCCCTCCAAAGAAGAAGTGGTGAAGGCGGCTGCTTCCTGGCTCCGTTTGGTAGCAGCCGGCTACTCGCTTCGTGTTTCGGATCCTGTGCTTTTACGATTCTTTCTCTGGTCCGGCGTCGACCGTGGCCTGCCCATTCAAATGCACACTGGGTACGGCGATCCCGACCTGCGTCTGGAGGCCTGCGACCCGTTGCTGCTGGTTCCCTGGTTAAAGCTGATTGAATCGTTGAAGGTGGACGTACTCCTTCTCCACTGCTACCCGTTCCACCGGCATGCAGGCTATCTTGCGCAGGTGTTCCCGCACGTCTACTTCGACGTCGGGCTGGGGACCAACTACACAGGCGTTCAGTCTCTGGAACTGATCAAAGAGTCTTTCGAGTTGGCACCGTTCTCCAAAATCCTGTTTTCAACGGACGCATGGGGGCCTCCGGAACTCCATTACCTCGGCGCGCGACTATGGCGCGAAGGAATGGGCAAGGTCCTGGGGGCTTGGGTTCGTGATGGGGACTGGGCTGAGGAGGATGCCATTCGAGTGGTTCACATGGTCGGAAGGGATAACGCGGTGCGCGTCTATGAGCTGGGGGAGAAGTGA
- a CDS encoding amidohydrolase, which produces MLRSRIDQEIPHAIELRHKLHSMPDLSGSEGPTLDLVLNALPGDLQTQFVAGTGAVLRIGGPGKAIAIRAELDALPAVEDSEVDWASQRAGVMHACGHDVHLAAVVALARALHSTPGAAPAALVLQPREETYPSGAKDICATGILAEQDVRATVAAHIQPLLPGGTVACTPGAVNASSDEFIINISGRGGHAAYPHIAADPVLALSHVVVSLQNIVSRNVDPMDSVVLTIATLQAGTAANVIPGTAAARGTVRTMATPVREEVLRRLAETVHLVAAAHGCSGEVSVTEGEPVLENDVHIVKATAPLLLALGLEVDSNLRSAGSDDFSYFSERMPSLMMFVGTSGTGERLHSSTFVPDDSHVHDVAHALLAGYVGAARTLLPAHELPLVAAPTS; this is translated from the coding sequence GTGCTCAGGAGCCGCATTGATCAGGAAATTCCACATGCAATAGAACTGCGCCACAAATTGCACAGCATGCCGGATTTATCCGGTTCCGAGGGACCCACCCTTGATCTGGTCTTGAATGCATTGCCTGGCGACCTGCAGACCCAGTTTGTGGCCGGAACCGGGGCAGTATTGCGAATCGGCGGGCCCGGCAAGGCGATCGCTATCCGGGCTGAGCTGGATGCGCTGCCGGCCGTGGAAGATTCCGAAGTCGATTGGGCTTCCCAAAGGGCAGGTGTCATGCACGCCTGTGGGCATGATGTCCATCTGGCTGCCGTCGTTGCCTTGGCCAGGGCTCTCCACTCAACACCCGGTGCAGCTCCCGCGGCATTGGTCTTGCAACCCAGGGAAGAAACGTACCCGTCCGGGGCAAAGGACATCTGCGCAACAGGGATACTGGCGGAGCAAGATGTGCGTGCCACAGTCGCGGCCCATATTCAGCCGCTGCTACCCGGAGGGACGGTAGCGTGCACACCGGGGGCCGTGAATGCCTCATCGGACGAGTTCATCATCAACATCAGTGGAAGGGGCGGCCACGCTGCCTACCCGCACATTGCAGCGGATCCTGTCCTGGCGCTATCCCACGTAGTGGTCTCTTTGCAAAACATCGTGAGCCGGAACGTGGATCCCATGGACTCGGTCGTGCTCACCATTGCGACCCTTCAAGCTGGTACCGCGGCCAATGTCATACCGGGGACCGCCGCCGCCCGGGGAACTGTCCGCACCATGGCCACCCCAGTGAGGGAGGAAGTGCTGCGTCGTCTTGCCGAGACAGTGCACCTGGTTGCTGCTGCGCACGGCTGCAGCGGCGAAGTCAGCGTCACCGAAGGCGAACCCGTCCTGGAAAATGATGTGCACATCGTCAAGGCGACTGCCCCTCTACTGCTGGCTCTGGGCTTGGAAGTGGACAGCAATCTCAGGTCGGCAGGCTCCGACGATTTTTCGTATTTTTCGGAAAGGATGCCTTCATTGATGATGTTCGTGGGTACCAGCGGAACCGGGGAACGGCTGCACTCAAGCACTTTCGTGCCCGATGACTCTCATGTCCATGATGTAGCGCATGCACTGCTGGCTGGATACGTTGGCGCCGCCAGGACGTTACTGCCCGCCCACGAGCTGCCCCTGGTCGCTGCTCCAACAAGCTGA
- a CDS encoding MurR/RpiR family transcriptional regulator, with protein sequence MTQSGQFEQSENQSARLTLADRIRQIQGSLSPAEHKLSRVFLANYPTAGLESTIEFAKKGNVSAPTVLRFVSRLGFNKYRDFQDALREEVQARRASPLTLQGKIRVDSAAPELAQSVAETAVQGIESTVASLPEHEFDRAVALLCNTSLDITSVGGRFSHLLATYLDLHLRLMRPNTVVHAQHPNNDSTFIADLSKRDVCVFFDFRRYQKDTVDLAKAAREKGAKIVLITDPWLSPVSFVADVVLPARVEAAGSFDSIVPATVLVEALIAAVHVKLGHAADHRMRILEASHGAVLAD encoded by the coding sequence ATGACGCAGTCCGGACAGTTTGAACAGTCTGAGAACCAATCTGCCCGGTTGACCCTGGCGGACCGAATCCGTCAAATTCAGGGTTCGCTTTCTCCGGCAGAGCACAAGCTGTCCCGTGTGTTCCTCGCCAACTACCCGACTGCAGGGCTCGAGTCCACAATTGAATTTGCCAAGAAAGGAAATGTCAGTGCCCCCACCGTGCTCAGGTTCGTCAGCAGATTGGGCTTCAACAAGTACCGGGACTTCCAGGATGCCCTACGCGAAGAAGTGCAGGCGCGGCGGGCATCGCCGCTGACCCTCCAAGGCAAAATACGAGTTGATTCAGCCGCTCCAGAATTGGCTCAGTCAGTGGCAGAGACGGCGGTCCAGGGCATCGAGAGCACGGTCGCCTCGCTTCCGGAGCACGAGTTCGACCGTGCCGTTGCGCTTCTATGCAATACGTCACTGGACATTACTTCGGTCGGTGGCAGGTTCTCTCACCTGCTGGCCACCTACTTGGACTTGCACCTTCGCCTGATGCGACCCAACACCGTGGTGCACGCCCAGCATCCTAACAATGACTCCACATTCATAGCTGACCTCAGCAAACGCGATGTCTGCGTCTTCTTCGATTTTCGCCGCTACCAAAAAGACACCGTTGACCTGGCAAAGGCAGCCCGTGAGAAGGGGGCAAAGATTGTCCTCATCACGGACCCGTGGCTCTCTCCGGTTTCCTTTGTCGCGGACGTCGTTCTGCCGGCGCGGGTGGAGGCGGCCGGTTCCTTCGACAGCATCGTGCCGGCAACGGTGTTGGTGGAAGCCCTCATCGCAGCGGTCCACGTCAAGCTTGGGCATGCGGCCGATCACCGTATGCGCATTTTGGAAGCCAGCCATGGCGCAGTGCTGGCCGACTAA
- a CDS encoding nuclear transport factor 2 family protein produces the protein MGAAENAELVRRGYEAFNTGDLATLGELFAEDAVWHAAGSGVLSGKKEGREAILAYFGELGSRSQGSFQANVQDIVGGENHTVGIQQSHAENNGKTLDVASAIVFVLRDGKVVEGREFFEDTAKADEFWT, from the coding sequence ATGGGAGCTGCAGAAAACGCTGAACTCGTTCGGCGCGGGTACGAGGCCTTCAACACTGGGGATTTGGCGACCCTTGGCGAACTATTCGCGGAGGACGCAGTCTGGCACGCGGCAGGAAGCGGCGTGCTGTCAGGCAAGAAAGAAGGACGCGAAGCCATCCTGGCCTACTTTGGTGAGCTGGGCTCACGCTCCCAGGGGTCGTTCCAGGCGAATGTCCAGGACATCGTAGGCGGGGAAAACCACACCGTGGGGATCCAGCAAAGCCACGCGGAAAACAACGGAAAGACTTTGGACGTGGCGTCGGCCATCGTGTTCGTGCTCCGCGACGGAAAGGTTGTCGAGGGCCGGGAGTTCTTCGAGGACACCGCCAAGGCGGACGAATTCTGGACCTGA
- a CDS encoding STAS/SEC14 domain-containing protein: MKPITVDGGKGTVELDAQGILYLVWQPGTVLEADDVHAAMAKVNEVAGGAEYPLLIDIANTQAVTLQAKSVFSVKCAASRIALLGSSPLNRVIANFAMARRKLPCPTRYFTSRDEAMSWLLQAPVS; the protein is encoded by the coding sequence ATGAAACCAATCACCGTCGACGGCGGCAAGGGCACAGTGGAACTCGACGCCCAAGGAATTCTCTACCTTGTGTGGCAACCGGGGACTGTTCTGGAGGCCGATGACGTACATGCAGCGATGGCAAAGGTCAATGAGGTTGCCGGCGGTGCCGAGTACCCGTTGCTGATCGACATAGCCAACACTCAAGCGGTGACCCTTCAGGCGAAGTCTGTTTTCAGCGTCAAGTGCGCCGCTTCACGAATTGCCCTGCTTGGCTCAAGCCCACTCAATCGGGTCATTGCCAACTTCGCCATGGCACGGCGGAAACTCCCGTGTCCCACTCGGTATTTCACCTCCCGCGATGAGGCGATGTCCTGGCTGCTCCAGGCACCCGTTTCCTGA
- a CDS encoding STAS/SEC14 domain-containing protein, with protein sequence MKPTTVDGGKGTVELDAEEVLQLVWHPATVLEAADVHAAMAKVNELAAGAEYPMLIDIANTQAVTRQARTVFSVKCAASRIALLGSSPVTRVIANFAMARRTLPCPTRYFTSRDEAMSWLLQTTVP encoded by the coding sequence ATGAAGCCAACAACTGTTGACGGCGGCAAGGGCACAGTTGAACTCGATGCCGAAGAAGTTCTCCAGCTGGTGTGGCATCCGGCGACTGTTCTGGAGGCTGCTGACGTACATGCGGCGATGGCAAAGGTCAATGAACTTGCCGCCGGTGCCGAGTACCCGATGTTGATCGACATAGCGAACACTCAGGCGGTGACCCGTCAGGCCAGGACTGTTTTCAGCGTCAAGTGCGCCGCTTCACGGATTGCCCTGCTTGGCTCAAGTCCGGTCACTCGTGTCATTGCCAACTTTGCTATGGCTCGGCGGACACTCCCTTGTCCTACTCGGTATTTCACCTCCCGCGATGAGGCCATGTCCTGGCTACTCCAGACGACCGTTCCGTAA
- a CDS encoding GEVED domain-containing protein yields the protein MKYLLGKITAFVTVLMVVFGALLLGVLHLAAPAHAYEVATNQANITGGAAILTMPGSNLTTTYDQSGLTDLVGASSMNSRGYVGSDFTPSLATTAPAVEFSSNLINNCPAVGTCTGLGTVTIAFSQPVRNPVLNIAGLGGYVLNDIGNNGTVDKQSQQHAVLNLATAGLTMTKLSGGNLSVSGNSITTTNDNAGTACNTSVQTGTPDPVDAQATAGCGSARINGTVTTLSFNISAVFVQTIAALPAYTINDSTDPLHNRDNFVMAVTVPQDFGDAPPSYDQGSAARAVLSDVTLGPNVTEDNATVVNGTASPNAGTTAAQDLMDDGVTLAPMTQGATSYSTTVAISAASKPGRTCGWIDFNKNGKFDNPAEQACASFQPGATTATLTWASIAPVTAGTTYARFRIGYTASQIESPIGGSDSGEVEDYIFTIAAAAPAITLVKTVNKTTLVAGETATYTFVAKNTGNVTLTSVVIAETQFSGTGTMSALSYTWPGLPGILLPGQSVTATATYVVTAPDVTTGLLTNTAKVTGNPPLGLPVTATDDAQVTAPPAWKIKKTATVNGGVPANGSVTPGQTIVYTVTATSISGTITGVVLKDNLGEVLDDATFVPGSASLVIGTGTPVAVANPVPPSTLLSTAPFTLPAGQTATLKYSVVVKAGAWNKELVNMVTGTATTTPPQTCAPGSSGPGPDCTTTHRTPGKVLIEKIGESSGGTWVPMAGSTWAVHVDNNGAPGAVLGSPAVTAVAGQTGRFQLEGIQPGTYWLAETKAPAGFSLLAEPVKFTIATTGAVTLGQGSQGQGAGSGVVTSTDADGDGIFLLTVRDVPALKLPESGGIGWWPFTTTGSALLIGALALTLAANRRRQHESI from the coding sequence TTGAAGTATCTGCTTGGGAAAATTACTGCCTTCGTTACCGTTTTAATGGTCGTTTTTGGCGCACTTTTATTGGGGGTGCTCCACCTGGCTGCACCAGCACACGCCTACGAAGTGGCAACCAACCAGGCAAACATCACCGGTGGGGCGGCTATTTTGACGATGCCTGGATCTAATCTGACCACCACCTATGATCAATCCGGACTGACTGACCTCGTGGGCGCATCTTCGATGAATAGCCGGGGTTACGTTGGCTCCGATTTCACGCCAAGCCTTGCAACCACCGCTCCTGCGGTCGAGTTCTCATCGAACCTGATCAACAACTGCCCAGCGGTAGGCACCTGTACAGGCTTGGGGACCGTCACGATCGCTTTCAGTCAGCCGGTGCGGAATCCCGTGCTCAACATCGCTGGCCTCGGCGGATACGTCTTGAATGACATCGGCAATAACGGGACCGTCGACAAGCAGTCCCAGCAGCATGCTGTGCTGAATCTCGCAACCGCGGGGTTGACGATGACCAAGCTCTCCGGTGGAAATCTTTCCGTCTCTGGGAACTCGATCACCACCACCAACGACAACGCCGGAACGGCGTGTAATACGAGTGTGCAGACCGGCACGCCGGACCCCGTCGACGCCCAGGCGACCGCTGGCTGCGGTTCGGCCCGCATCAACGGAACCGTCACCACTCTGAGCTTCAACATCAGTGCTGTTTTTGTCCAAACCATTGCTGCCTTGCCGGCCTACACAATCAATGACAGTACGGACCCATTGCACAACAGAGACAACTTCGTCATGGCGGTGACGGTGCCCCAGGATTTCGGTGACGCCCCGCCCAGTTATGACCAGGGCAGTGCCGCCCGGGCTGTTCTGTCGGATGTGACGCTTGGGCCGAATGTCACTGAGGACAACGCGACTGTGGTCAACGGCACCGCCTCGCCGAACGCGGGTACGACGGCGGCCCAGGACCTGATGGACGACGGCGTGACGCTCGCACCGATGACGCAGGGCGCCACGAGCTACTCCACAACCGTGGCGATCAGTGCAGCCAGCAAGCCCGGCAGGACCTGTGGGTGGATTGATTTTAACAAGAACGGGAAATTCGACAACCCTGCCGAGCAGGCCTGCGCCTCCTTCCAGCCCGGAGCCACGACCGCGACACTGACCTGGGCGTCGATCGCTCCCGTGACTGCCGGGACGACGTATGCGCGGTTCCGGATCGGTTACACGGCCAGCCAGATCGAGTCTCCGATCGGTGGATCCGATTCCGGGGAAGTGGAAGATTACATCTTCACGATCGCTGCCGCTGCTCCGGCGATCACGTTGGTGAAGACGGTGAACAAGACCACGCTGGTGGCCGGTGAAACGGCCACGTACACGTTCGTGGCGAAAAACACGGGCAACGTGACGCTGACCTCGGTGGTCATCGCCGAGACGCAGTTCTCCGGAACCGGCACGATGTCGGCCCTGTCCTACACCTGGCCTGGCCTTCCCGGGATTCTTTTGCCGGGGCAGTCCGTGACCGCGACCGCGACATATGTGGTCACGGCGCCGGATGTCACCACGGGGTTGCTGACCAACACGGCGAAGGTCACCGGGAACCCGCCCCTGGGCTTGCCCGTCACGGCAACGGACGACGCGCAGGTCACCGCACCGCCGGCGTGGAAGATCAAAAAGACCGCCACGGTCAACGGAGGAGTTCCCGCGAACGGGTCTGTCACCCCGGGGCAGACCATCGTGTACACGGTCACGGCCACCAGTATCAGCGGCACCATCACCGGCGTTGTCCTGAAGGACAACCTGGGGGAGGTCCTGGATGACGCGACGTTCGTTCCCGGGTCAGCGTCCCTGGTGATCGGCACGGGAACACCCGTGGCGGTAGCCAATCCCGTACCGCCATCCACCCTGCTGAGCACTGCACCGTTCACGTTGCCGGCCGGGCAGACGGCGACCTTGAAGTACAGCGTCGTGGTCAAGGCCGGGGCGTGGAATAAGGAGCTTGTCAACATGGTGACGGGCACGGCGACCACCACGCCACCGCAGACGTGCGCACCAGGCTCCAGCGGGCCGGGCCCTGACTGCACCACCACGCACCGCACCCCGGGCAAGGTGTTGATCGAGAAGATCGGCGAGTCCTCCGGCGGCACCTGGGTGCCGATGGCCGGCTCCACCTGGGCCGTGCACGTCGATAACAACGGCGCCCCCGGCGCTGTGCTGGGAAGCCCGGCCGTGACTGCCGTGGCCGGGCAAACCGGCCGGTTCCAGCTCGAAGGAATCCAGCCCGGCACGTACTGGCTTGCAGAAACCAAGGCCCCGGCCGGGTTCAGCTTGCTCGCCGAACCGGTGAAATTCACCATCGCCACCACCGGTGCCGTGACCCTGGGCCAGGGTTCCCAGGGACAAGGCGCCGGTAGTGGGGTCGTGACCAGCACCGACGCGGACGGTGACGGGATCTTCCTGCTCACGGTCCGGGACGTGCCGGCACTGAAGTTGCCCGAGTCCGGCGGCATCGGCTGGTGGCCCTTCACCACCACCGGATCAGCCCTCCTGATCGGCGCCCTCGCACTGACCCTGGCCGCCAACCGCCGCCGACAGCACGAGTCCATCTAG